From a region of the Mycobacterium intracellulare ATCC 13950 genome:
- a CDS encoding TetR/AcrR family transcriptional regulator — protein MSRPRSDTRERIQEVARELFLQRGVQRTSLQDIANQLGITKPALYYHFPSREDLVRSILVPLIDEGERFVADHEGRGAVDVRELLEGYFDFHYRHRRDLVLLLTELSTLIDLDLIDTVLAWRERLARLVFGETPTLAQSTRAVVAFGGLQDCCVQFVDAPQEELREKSVAAAFDALNG, from the coding sequence GTGAGCAGGCCCCGGTCAGACACGCGCGAGCGGATTCAGGAGGTCGCTCGCGAGCTGTTTTTGCAGCGCGGCGTGCAGCGCACCAGCCTGCAGGACATCGCCAACCAGCTGGGCATCACCAAACCCGCGCTGTACTACCACTTTCCGTCACGCGAGGACCTGGTGCGCAGCATCCTGGTGCCGCTGATCGACGAGGGCGAGCGGTTCGTCGCCGACCACGAGGGCCGCGGCGCCGTCGATGTTCGCGAGTTGTTGGAGGGCTATTTCGATTTCCACTACCGGCACCGCCGGGACCTGGTGCTGTTGCTGACCGAGTTGTCGACGCTGATCGACCTCGACCTCATCGACACCGTGCTGGCGTGGCGAGAGCGGTTGGCGCGGCTGGTGTTCGGGGAGACGCCGACGCTCGCACAGTCCACCCGCGCGGTCGTCGCGTTCGGCGGCTTGCAGGACTGCTGCGTGCAGTTCGTCGACGCGCCGCAGGAGGAACTGCGCGAGAAGTCGGTCGCGGCCGCGTTCGACGCGCTGAATGGCTGA
- a CDS encoding FAD-dependent monooxygenase has translation MRILISGASVAGPVLAYWLSRYGFDVTVVERAPTLRKTGGHAVDLFRPAMEISAKMGVLPRIEALATGTTRLALYREGRARATDIDLTKIYAASSDRHVEIMRDDLSEIYYDAARDDVEYLFGDSITEIEHDGTVAFERSEARTFDVIVGADGLHSNVRRLTFGEEAGLTRFLGGYLSVLSAPKALVRAGEMVGHVGVGRFAGIYTADHLDDARVVFLFRRREEPDYDHRDVLRQKELLRDAFTGMHDQVDGWLAEIERTPTFYFDSITQLRTDRWSRRRVTLVGDAGYCPGPAVGGSTSLAVLGAYVLAGELARADGDHLRAFAAYELQMREPVHRSRSFARGAAKGIIPGSRAGVWALTRGAQLISAMPGSLSRSLAKLNTKGVRMHDSMPVPDYAGSDV, from the coding sequence GTGCGGATACTCATTTCCGGCGCCAGCGTCGCCGGCCCGGTGCTGGCGTACTGGCTGTCCCGCTACGGCTTCGACGTCACCGTCGTCGAGCGCGCCCCGACGCTGCGCAAAACCGGCGGCCACGCCGTCGACTTGTTCCGTCCGGCGATGGAGATCTCGGCGAAGATGGGCGTCCTGCCCCGCATCGAGGCCCTGGCCACCGGAACCACCCGCCTGGCGCTGTACCGAGAAGGCCGGGCGCGGGCCACCGACATCGACCTCACCAAGATCTACGCCGCCAGCTCCGACCGGCACGTGGAGATCATGCGCGACGACCTCAGCGAGATCTACTACGACGCCGCCCGCGACGACGTCGAGTACCTGTTCGGCGACTCGATAACCGAGATCGAGCACGACGGCACCGTGGCGTTCGAGCGCTCCGAGGCACGCACCTTCGACGTCATCGTCGGCGCCGACGGCCTGCACTCCAACGTTCGGCGCCTGACCTTCGGCGAGGAAGCCGGCCTGACGCGCTTCCTCGGGGGATACCTGTCGGTGCTGTCGGCGCCCAAGGCGCTGGTGCGGGCCGGCGAGATGGTCGGCCACGTCGGCGTCGGCCGCTTCGCCGGTATCTACACGGCGGACCACCTGGACGACGCGCGGGTGGTGTTTCTGTTTCGCAGACGGGAAGAACCCGACTACGACCACCGCGATGTGTTGCGGCAGAAGGAGTTACTGCGCGACGCGTTCACCGGGATGCATGACCAGGTGGACGGCTGGCTGGCCGAAATCGAGCGCACGCCCACCTTCTACTTCGACTCCATCACCCAGCTCCGCACGGACAGGTGGTCGCGCCGCCGCGTCACCCTGGTCGGCGATGCCGGATACTGCCCCGGGCCGGCGGTGGGCGGCAGCACCAGCCTCGCCGTCCTCGGCGCCTACGTGCTCGCCGGAGAACTCGCCCGCGCCGACGGCGACCACCTGCGCGCCTTCGCCGCCTACGAACTGCAGATGCGCGAACCGGTGCATCGCAGCCGGTCCTTCGCCCGCGGCGCGGCCAAGGGCATCATCCCCGGTTCCCGCGCCGGAGTCTGGGCGTTAACCCGTGGAGCCCAACTGATCTCGGCGATGCCGGGGTCGCTGTCCCGGTCGCTGGCCAAGCTGAACACCAAGGGCGTCCGCATGCACGACTCGATGCCGGTCCCCGACTACGCCGGAAGCGACGTCTGA
- a CDS encoding Zn-ribbon domain-containing OB-fold protein, translating to MQKALAPEISTWPDESPQLIGSRCGSCEATTFPVQQWCPRCSGGEMSDVLLPRRGTLVAWTTQGFPPGAPYIGPAGKDFVPFGVGLVQLGDVIRVEGRLTENDPAKLKFGQEVELTMVPFATDDEGAEIITFAFQPVA from the coding sequence ATGCAGAAGGCACTTGCCCCCGAGATCTCTACCTGGCCCGATGAGAGCCCGCAGCTCATCGGCAGCCGATGCGGCAGCTGCGAGGCGACCACCTTCCCGGTGCAGCAGTGGTGCCCGCGCTGCAGCGGCGGCGAGATGTCTGACGTGCTGTTGCCCCGGCGCGGAACGCTGGTGGCGTGGACGACCCAGGGCTTTCCCCCTGGAGCCCCTTACATCGGCCCGGCCGGTAAGGACTTCGTGCCCTTCGGAGTGGGACTGGTCCAGCTCGGTGATGTGATCCGCGTCGAAGGCCGCCTGACCGAGAACGACCCGGCCAAGTTGAAGTTCGGCCAGGAAGTCGAACTCACCATGGTGCCGTTCGCCACCGACGACGAGGGCGCCGAAATCATCACCTTCGCGTTCCAGCCCGTCGCCTGA
- a CDS encoding putative quinol monooxygenase translates to MTVTVILELRFKPDEVAAGRELMGRALQDTRAFDGNVRTDVLVDEDDEAHWLIYEIWETVEHDEAYRAFRAGEGKLTQLPPLLAAPPAKTRYLTSDV, encoded by the coding sequence ATGACGGTCACCGTGATACTCGAGCTCAGGTTCAAGCCCGACGAGGTCGCCGCGGGGCGCGAGCTGATGGGCCGGGCGCTGCAGGACACCCGCGCGTTCGACGGGAACGTCCGCACCGACGTGCTCGTCGACGAAGACGATGAAGCGCACTGGTTGATTTACGAAATTTGGGAGACGGTCGAGCACGACGAGGCTTACCGCGCGTTCCGCGCGGGCGAGGGCAAGCTGACGCAGCTTCCCCCGCTGCTGGCCGCGCCCCCGGCCAAGACCAGGTACCTCACCAGCGACGTGTAG
- a CDS encoding LLM class F420-dependent oxidoreductase: MELTGVGIWSSQLRYGDPAESADAAAELDELGFPALWIPDVGGPVFDSVGHLLAATKRTVIATGILNLWMHGPGDVAESYAALTAEHGDRFLLGIGVSHAPLIDAGQPGRYRKPLAATASFLDGLDAAPRPVPTGRRVLAALGPKMLKLSASRAAGAHPYLVTPDHTASARSTLGQGPLLLPEQTVILTDSADEARQIGTEWLRSYLALPNYANNLLRSGFSEDDVAQVSDRLFNAIIAWGDEDAIMGRVAEHRSAGADHVCVQVLRADPRAFPREEWRRIAAACR, translated from the coding sequence ATGGAACTGACCGGTGTTGGGATCTGGAGCAGTCAACTGCGCTACGGCGACCCGGCCGAATCCGCCGACGCCGCAGCCGAACTCGATGAACTCGGCTTCCCTGCGCTGTGGATTCCCGACGTCGGTGGGCCGGTGTTCGACTCGGTCGGTCATCTGCTCGCCGCGACCAAGCGGACCGTGATCGCCACCGGCATCCTGAATCTATGGATGCATGGGCCCGGCGACGTCGCCGAATCCTATGCGGCGCTCACCGCGGAGCACGGCGACCGCTTCCTGCTCGGAATCGGCGTCAGCCACGCACCGCTGATCGACGCCGGCCAGCCCGGACGCTACCGCAAACCGCTCGCGGCCACGGCGTCGTTCCTGGACGGGTTGGATGCCGCGCCGCGGCCGGTTCCCACCGGGCGCCGGGTTCTTGCCGCGCTCGGACCGAAGATGCTGAAGCTGTCCGCGAGCCGCGCCGCGGGCGCCCACCCCTACCTGGTCACCCCCGACCACACCGCTTCTGCCCGTTCGACTTTGGGCCAGGGCCCCCTGCTCCTGCCGGAGCAGACGGTCATCCTGACCGACAGCGCCGACGAGGCGCGTCAGATCGGAACCGAGTGGCTGCGGTCCTATTTGGCGTTGCCCAACTACGCGAACAACCTGCTGCGCAGCGGCTTCTCCGAAGACGATGTGGCGCAGGTGAGCGATCGACTGTTCAACGCGATCATCGCCTGGGGTGACGAAGACGCCATCATGGGCAGGGTCGCCGAACATCGTTCCGCCGGAGCCGATCACGTCTGCGTCCAGGTGTTGCGGGCCGATCCGAGAGCCTTCCCGCGCGAGGAATGGCGCCGAATCGCCGCCGCCTGCCGATAG
- a CDS encoding LLM class F420-dependent oxidoreductase, translating to MRFGLFIPQGWRMDLVGIEPDTHWAVMRDLADHADRGRWDSLWVYDHFHTVPVPTGEATHEAWSLMSAYAATTSRIKLGQMCTAMSYRNPVYLAKVAATADIISGGRIQMGIGGGWYEHEWRAYGYGFPSAGVRLGRLDEGVQIMRDAWRDGKVSFDGKHYQVDGAIVAPKPLQDNGIPLWIAGGGEKVTLRIAARYAQYTNFTPEPAAFAHKSQVLAGHCREVGTDFDAIVRSVNVNAVVGPSEADVKDRLQRVRGRMADYVGEAAADAMIAGTSGPDSATGTPEQVVERLTKLRDLGCDYAICYFPEAAYDRSGIELFEGEVIPALS from the coding sequence ATGCGCTTCGGTCTCTTCATTCCGCAAGGCTGGCGGATGGATCTGGTCGGCATCGAACCCGACACACACTGGGCGGTGATGCGCGATCTGGCCGATCACGCGGACCGCGGCCGGTGGGACTCGCTGTGGGTCTACGACCACTTCCACACCGTCCCGGTGCCCACCGGGGAAGCCACCCACGAGGCGTGGTCGCTCATGTCCGCGTACGCGGCCACCACGTCGCGCATCAAGCTCGGCCAGATGTGCACGGCCATGAGCTACCGCAACCCGGTCTACCTCGCCAAGGTGGCCGCGACGGCCGACATCATCTCCGGTGGCCGGATTCAGATGGGGATCGGCGGCGGCTGGTACGAACATGAATGGCGCGCTTACGGTTACGGATTCCCGTCGGCGGGCGTCCGGTTGGGTCGCCTCGACGAAGGCGTCCAGATCATGCGCGACGCCTGGCGCGACGGCAAGGTCAGCTTCGACGGCAAGCACTACCAGGTGGACGGCGCGATCGTCGCCCCTAAGCCACTGCAGGACAACGGGATTCCGCTGTGGATCGCCGGCGGCGGCGAGAAGGTGACCTTGCGTATCGCCGCCCGGTACGCGCAGTACACCAACTTCACGCCCGAGCCGGCCGCGTTCGCCCACAAGTCGCAGGTGCTGGCCGGGCACTGCCGCGAAGTGGGCACCGACTTCGACGCCATCGTGCGTTCGGTCAACGTCAACGCCGTCGTCGGCCCGTCGGAGGCCGACGTCAAAGACCGGCTGCAACGGGTCCGCGGCCGCATGGCCGATTACGTCGGGGAGGCCGCCGCGGACGCGATGATCGCCGGCACCAGCGGGCCGGACTCGGCCACCGGCACGCCGGAACAGGTCGTCGAGCGTCTGACCAAGCTCCGAGATCTCGGATGCGACTACGCCATCTGCTATTTCCCCGAGGCCGCCTACGACCGTTCCGGCATCGAGCTGTTCGAAGGAGAGGTCATTCCCGCACTGAGCTAG
- a CDS encoding AraC family transcriptional regulator, with amino-acid sequence MDAVVGLLDGVRARGAFVLRMMMDPPWSLRIQDDAPLAIICQTHGSAVIVGDDSGTDWLRPGDIALTRGTQHYVFADDPGTAPMAVIHPGQRCTTQTGDDLHFEMSLGVRTWGNSPSGASRSIVCAYEGRSEVSARLLDALPAVLVLRADEWDSPLVPLLASEAGRGGPGQEAYLDRLLDLLLIGVLRIWFDNDVNAPAWWHAEHDAVVGPALKLIYSNPAHPWTVANLAAAVGASRAAFARRFTEQVGEPPIAFLTGWRLALAADLLRSSQATIAAVAREVGYATPFALSTAFKRAYGVSPNTHRAGAG; translated from the coding sequence GTGGACGCCGTGGTGGGATTGCTCGACGGCGTTCGGGCGCGCGGGGCATTTGTGTTGCGCATGATGATGGACCCGCCGTGGTCGCTGCGCATCCAGGACGACGCGCCGCTGGCGATCATCTGCCAGACGCATGGCAGCGCCGTCATCGTCGGCGACGACAGCGGCACCGATTGGCTACGTCCCGGGGACATTGCGCTCACCCGCGGCACCCAGCATTACGTCTTCGCGGACGACCCCGGGACCGCCCCGATGGCGGTGATCCATCCGGGTCAACGGTGCACCACGCAGACCGGGGACGACTTGCACTTCGAAATGTCGTTGGGCGTGCGGACGTGGGGTAACAGTCCCTCGGGTGCGTCCCGCTCCATCGTCTGCGCGTACGAGGGACGCAGCGAGGTCAGCGCCCGGTTGCTCGACGCGCTGCCCGCCGTGCTGGTGTTGCGCGCGGACGAATGGGACAGTCCGCTGGTTCCGCTGTTGGCCAGCGAGGCCGGCCGTGGCGGCCCCGGCCAAGAGGCGTATCTGGATCGGCTGCTCGACTTGCTGCTCATCGGGGTGCTGCGCATCTGGTTCGACAACGACGTCAACGCGCCCGCCTGGTGGCACGCCGAACACGACGCGGTGGTGGGGCCGGCCTTGAAGCTGATCTACAGCAACCCCGCGCACCCCTGGACCGTCGCGAATCTCGCTGCGGCAGTTGGCGCGTCACGCGCAGCGTTCGCCCGCCGGTTCACCGAGCAGGTGGGCGAGCCGCCGATCGCTTTCCTCACCGGTTGGCGGCTTGCGTTGGCCGCCGATCTGCTGCGGTCCAGCCAGGCGACCATCGCCGCCGTCGCCCGAGAGGTCGGCTACGCCACCCCGTTCGCGTTGAGTACCGCCTTCAAACGCGCCTACGGGGTGAGCCCGAATACCCACCGCGCCGGCGCGGGCTGA
- a CDS encoding anthrone oxygenase family protein yields the protein MNASPVVILTSIATIVGAAAGGMMYVFSTFVMRGLNGIDSREAIAAMRGINVAANSSPAFLLAYFGAAILALAVGVVAVTQLRQPGSWWLLAGAVFAILAAIITVAFNVPLNNRLDGVDPVGLSAADAAREWQTYFSTWTAWNHVRTVTAFLGAALMLVGLRCR from the coding sequence ATGAACGCAAGTCCGGTTGTCATCCTGACCTCCATCGCCACGATCGTCGGCGCCGCCGCCGGCGGAATGATGTACGTGTTCTCCACATTCGTGATGCGCGGCCTGAATGGCATCGATTCGCGCGAGGCGATTGCCGCGATGCGCGGTATCAACGTCGCAGCGAATTCCAGTCCCGCGTTTCTGCTCGCGTATTTTGGTGCGGCGATCCTCGCCTTGGCGGTCGGCGTCGTCGCGGTGACGCAGTTGCGCCAACCCGGCAGCTGGTGGCTGTTGGCGGGAGCGGTTTTCGCGATCCTCGCCGCGATCATCACGGTGGCGTTCAACGTGCCGCTGAACAACCGTCTCGACGGCGTAGACCCGGTGGGGCTGTCGGCCGCCGACGCCGCGCGCGAATGGCAGACGTACTTCTCCACGTGGACGGCATGGAACCATGTCCGCACCGTCACCGCGTTCCTCGGCGCCGCACTGATGCTGGTCGGGCTGCGCTGCCGCTAG
- a CDS encoding class I SAM-dependent methyltransferase, translated as MASKQMLFRIFYRIGFTPWDGHPLARSVRDLVEGTGDTAALAAGSALELGCGTGDCSIYLAQHGWRVTAVDFVAKPLERARAKAAKAGAAVDFVQADVTQLSRAGIGANFELIVDNACLHNMSDADRDAYVREVSAVAAPHARLLIIAFVPGGRVGVRGIDHAEMERRFTPNWTLLSAGAERELDRAEKTPARYYLFQRRT; from the coding sequence ATGGCTTCCAAACAGATGCTGTTTCGGATCTTCTACCGCATCGGTTTCACCCCATGGGACGGTCACCCGCTGGCCCGCAGTGTGCGGGACCTGGTCGAGGGAACCGGCGACACGGCCGCGCTTGCCGCCGGGTCCGCCCTCGAACTCGGATGCGGTACCGGTGACTGCTCGATCTACCTCGCTCAGCACGGCTGGCGCGTCACCGCGGTGGATTTCGTGGCCAAACCCCTGGAGCGGGCGCGGGCCAAGGCCGCCAAGGCCGGCGCGGCCGTCGACTTCGTCCAGGCCGACGTCACCCAGCTGAGCCGGGCCGGGATCGGCGCGAACTTCGAGCTGATCGTCGACAACGCCTGCCTGCACAACATGAGCGACGCGGATCGCGACGCCTACGTCCGCGAGGTCAGCGCCGTGGCGGCCCCGCATGCCCGGCTGCTCATCATCGCGTTCGTGCCCGGCGGCCGCGTCGGGGTGCGCGGCATCGACCACGCCGAGATGGAACGGCGCTTCACTCCCAACTGGACGTTGCTGTCCGCGGGCGCGGAACGCGAACTGGACCGCGCCGAGAAGACCCCGGCTCGGTACTACCTGTTCCAACGGCGCACCTGA